One Choloepus didactylus isolate mChoDid1 chromosome 16, mChoDid1.pri, whole genome shotgun sequence DNA window includes the following coding sequences:
- the LOC119511758 gene encoding olfactory receptor 2L13-like: MEKWNQTSNDFILLGLFLPNQTGLLLLTLIILIFFLASMGNSAMIHLIRLDPHLHKPMYFLLSQLSLMDLIYISSTIPKMVFNFLSGQKSISFLGCGIQIFFFSTMAGSEGLLLASMAYDRYMAICHPLHYPIHMSKGMCVQLIIGSWIMGSINSLVHTAYVLHIPYCQSRAINHFFCDIPALLPLACMDTWIYEYMVFVSTILFLLIPFLGITASYGQVLYAVYHMHSKEGRKKAFTTCSTHLTVVTFYYVPFIYTYLQPRKLRSPREDKMLAAFYTILTPMLNPIIYSLRNKEVLGAVKRVFGVFSSMKE, encoded by the coding sequence ATGGAGAAATGGAATCAAACTTcaaatgatttcattttgttGGGTTTGTTTCTCCCAAATCAAACTGGCCTACTTCTCTTAACCCTCatcattctcatatttttccttgcCTCCATGGGAAACTCAGCCATGATTCATCTCATACGATTGGATCCCCATCTCCACAAACCTATGTACTTTCTACTCAGCCAGCTCTCCCTCATGGACCTGATATACATCTCCAGTACTATCCCCAAGATGGTGTTCAACTTCCTTTCTGGCCAGAAAAGCATCTCCTTCCTGGGATGTGGTATACAAATCTTCTTCTTCTCAACAATGGCAGGTTCTGAAGGTTTACTACTGGCTTCAATGGCCTATGACCGTTACATGGCCATTTGTCACCCTCTTCATTATCCAATCCATATGAGTAAAGGGATGTGTGTCCAGCTAATCATAGGATCCTGGATCATGGGGTCCATCAATTCCTTGGTACACACAGCCTATGTCCTCCATATTCCTTACTGCCAGTCAAGGGCCATTAATCACTTCTTTTGTGACATTCCAGCCTTGTTGCCTCTTGCATGTATGGACACCTGGATCTATGAGTACATGGTTTTTGTGAGCACAATCCTCTTTCTCCTCATTCCTTTTCTTGGCATCACAGCTTCATATGGTCAGGTCCTTTATGCTGTCTATCATATGCActcaaaagagggaagaaaaaaggcCTTCACTACCTGTTCAACACATTTAACTGTAGTGACATTTTACTATGTTCCTTTCATCTACACATATCTTCAACCCAGGAAGCTTCGCTCACCTAGAGAAGATAAAATGTTGGCAGCATTCTACACCATCCTCACCCCCATGCTCAATCCCATTATCTACAGCCTGAGGAATAAGGAAGTGCTGGGTGCTGTGAAAAGAGTGTTTGGGGTATTCTCTTCCATGAAAGAATAG